From the Amycolatopsis thermoflava N1165 genome, one window contains:
- a CDS encoding LysR family transcriptional regulator, with translation MRVVKYFLAVAEAGSITEGSRRLHVTQPSVSRQLRALEQELGVTLFQRGHGALSLTHAGRRFLDAARDLVLREQMARDAVGLDQIRGARWRVVAPFTTIVRSLAPFIAEHGASHPVIDALECEPVAVFERTRVLGADLGVSTVAPPADWASRRLVDVGITVHVAGDHPLAGRSDVEIRELARHPLVLMDRTNVARLAFDEAVATAGVDVPEAIEMSSAFMAQGLAASGRGAAVMTNAPAFGLHAVRIMLDGRQIRLGLHAGWDPTHYAAQAICRWVEEFAEWHADVPEAVHVDDPPAAPEVSA, from the coding sequence ATGCGGGTGGTGAAGTACTTCCTCGCGGTCGCGGAGGCGGGTTCGATCACCGAGGGGTCACGGCGCCTGCACGTCACGCAACCGTCGGTGTCCCGGCAGCTCCGCGCGCTGGAACAGGAGCTCGGCGTCACCCTGTTCCAGCGGGGCCACGGCGCGCTGAGCCTGACGCACGCCGGCAGGCGGTTCCTCGACGCGGCGCGGGACCTGGTGCTGCGCGAGCAGATGGCCCGCGACGCCGTCGGGCTGGACCAGATCCGCGGCGCGCGGTGGCGGGTGGTCGCGCCGTTCACGACGATCGTCCGGTCGCTGGCGCCGTTCATCGCCGAACACGGGGCGAGCCATCCGGTGATCGACGCGCTCGAATGCGAGCCGGTCGCGGTGTTCGAGCGCACCCGGGTGCTGGGCGCGGACCTGGGGGTCTCCACCGTGGCGCCCCCCGCCGACTGGGCGTCCCGGCGGCTCGTCGACGTGGGGATCACCGTCCACGTCGCGGGTGACCACCCGCTGGCCGGCCGCTCCGACGTGGAGATCCGCGAACTGGCGCGGCACCCGCTGGTGCTGATGGACCGGACGAACGTGGCGCGGCTGGCGTTCGACGAGGCGGTCGCGACCGCGGGCGTGGACGTGCCGGAGGCGATCGAGATGAGCTCGGCGTTCATGGCGCAGGGCCTCGCGGCGAGCGGCCGCGGCGCCGCGGTGATGACCAATGCCCCGGCGTTCGGCCTGCACGCGGTGCGCATCATGCTGGACGGGCGCCAGATCCGGCTCGGCCTGCACGCAGGCTGGGACCCGACCCACTACGCCGCCCAGGCGATCTGCCGGTGGGTCGAGGAGTTCGCGGAATGGCACGCGGACGTCCCGGAAGCGGTGCACGTCGACGACCCGCCCGCCGCACCGGAAGTCAGCGCCTGA
- a CDS encoding MFS transporter, protein MSDDETAARQGRRARIAAFVGTAVEWYDFYIFGTAAAIAFGPVFFPTFDTSTALLASFATFWAGFLARPIGGIVFGHLGDRLGRKNTLVATLLIMGVATFAIGVLPGYATIGVAAPILLVLLRALQGFAVGGEWGGAVLLATESGASGRALRGGMFVQQGSPAGNILATLVMALVAALPGDAFATWGWRIPFLLSALLVVIGLVTRLKLEESREFTQRVEQAPPVKLPIAELLAHHWRRVVAAVFASALGIGMAYFLSTFMLAYATSQLGVSRQVMLNLLLANAVVQFLWQPVATRLAERVGAARFMVGTLAATAALAVPMFLLAGTGKPALILLGIGLSTIAGTGYYAVLAGFLAQAFPVGVRYTGISFAYQLCSTVIGGTTPLLAQLFLGLGGGHWAGVAVFYLVLIGVTAAGVTVLSALVRRSATPTVTASV, encoded by the coding sequence ATGTCCGACGACGAGACGGCCGCACGTCAGGGCAGACGTGCCCGCATCGCGGCCTTCGTGGGCACCGCGGTCGAGTGGTACGACTTCTACATCTTCGGCACCGCCGCGGCGATCGCCTTCGGGCCGGTGTTCTTCCCGACGTTCGACACGTCCACGGCGCTGCTGGCATCGTTCGCGACGTTCTGGGCGGGTTTCCTCGCGCGACCGATCGGCGGCATCGTGTTCGGGCACCTCGGCGACCGGCTGGGCCGGAAGAACACGCTGGTCGCGACTCTGTTGATCATGGGCGTGGCCACGTTCGCGATCGGCGTGCTGCCGGGATATGCGACCATCGGGGTCGCCGCGCCGATCCTGCTGGTGCTGCTGCGCGCGCTCCAGGGTTTCGCCGTCGGCGGGGAGTGGGGCGGCGCCGTCCTGCTGGCCACCGAGAGCGGGGCGAGCGGCCGCGCGCTGCGGGGCGGGATGTTCGTGCAGCAGGGCTCGCCCGCGGGCAATATCCTCGCGACCCTCGTCATGGCGCTGGTCGCGGCCCTGCCCGGGGACGCGTTCGCGACGTGGGGCTGGCGGATCCCGTTCCTGCTGTCGGCCCTGCTCGTCGTCATCGGGCTGGTGACCCGCCTGAAACTGGAGGAGTCGCGGGAGTTCACCCAGCGCGTCGAGCAGGCCCCGCCGGTGAAGCTGCCGATCGCCGAGCTGCTCGCCCACCACTGGCGACGGGTCGTCGCCGCCGTGTTCGCCAGCGCGCTCGGCATCGGCATGGCCTACTTCCTCAGCACGTTCATGCTCGCCTACGCGACCTCGCAGCTCGGGGTCAGCCGCCAGGTCATGCTGAACCTGCTGCTGGCCAACGCGGTCGTGCAGTTCCTGTGGCAGCCGGTGGCCACCCGGCTCGCGGAGCGGGTCGGCGCGGCCCGGTTCATGGTCGGCACGCTGGCGGCCACCGCGGCGCTGGCCGTGCCGATGTTCCTGCTCGCCGGCACCGGGAAACCCGCGCTCATCCTGCTCGGCATCGGGCTGAGCACGATCGCCGGGACGGGCTACTACGCGGTGCTCGCCGGGTTCCTCGCCCAGGCGTTCCCGGTGGGCGTGCGCTACACCGGCATCTCGTTCGCCTACCAGCTCTGCTCGACGGTCATCGGTGGCACGACGCCGCTGCTCGCGCAGCTCTTCCTCGGGCTCGGCGGCGGCCACTGGGCCGGGGTGGCGGTGTTCTACCTCGTCCTCATCGGAGTCACCGCGGCCGGCGTGACCGTGCTGTCCGCACTCGTCCGCAGGTCCGCCACGCCAACCGTCACCGCTTCGGTCTGA
- a CDS encoding amidohydrolase, with the protein MRIDTIITNARITTLDPARPRARSVGVLHGRIAGFDEELDGVTADARHDLGGAPVVPGFNDAHLHFSMLGKEMTQLDLSAEAAPTLDALYRRVEEWAAGKPDGAWVIGNGYDQNKIGEHPTRQVLDRIAGGRPVYLVHNSNHMAVANTEAFRRAGHPDPDVVTAPPGGSAVFRDGVHTGLLQEQAMTLVSHVLKPVPQEELVAALEAASAWALRHGLTSVTEPGIGGRLIGHGPADARAFQTAYERGNLRTRVTAMPFIDAVHDLGRVDDGLDGWGLDLGLRSGIGDEWFRLGPVKIVSDGSLIGRTAAMCCDYRDSPGNRGFLLAEAEALRENILRGHENGWQIATHAIGDHALDVVLGAYEEAQKRLPRPDARHRVEHVGVASDEQVARIVSAGVIPVPQGRFISALGDGFLAALGADRVERAYRMRSFVEAGVELPGSTDAPVVPGEPLISIHDMVNRRSASGAPIAPGEALTPAQALRAYTIGSAHAVHEETRKGALRRGNLADLTVLSDDLLQVAPDRIRELQVRATMVGGVFGYDAEGALAPS; encoded by the coding sequence ATGCGCATCGACACGATCATCACCAACGCCCGCATCACCACCCTCGACCCGGCGCGTCCGCGCGCGCGCTCGGTCGGCGTGCTGCACGGCCGGATCGCCGGCTTCGACGAGGAGCTCGACGGCGTCACCGCGGACGCGCGCCACGACCTCGGCGGCGCCCCGGTCGTGCCCGGGTTCAACGACGCCCACCTGCACTTCTCCATGCTGGGCAAGGAGATGACGCAGCTCGACCTGTCCGCCGAGGCCGCGCCGACGCTGGACGCGCTCTACCGCCGCGTCGAGGAGTGGGCCGCCGGGAAACCCGACGGCGCGTGGGTGATCGGCAACGGCTACGACCAGAACAAGATCGGCGAGCACCCCACGCGGCAGGTGCTCGACCGCATCGCCGGCGGCAGGCCGGTCTACCTGGTGCACAACTCCAACCACATGGCGGTGGCGAACACCGAGGCGTTCCGGCGGGCCGGGCATCCCGATCCGGACGTGGTGACGGCGCCGCCCGGCGGCAGCGCCGTGTTCCGCGACGGCGTGCACACCGGTCTGCTGCAGGAGCAGGCCATGACGCTGGTCAGCCACGTGCTCAAGCCGGTGCCGCAGGAGGAGCTGGTGGCGGCGCTGGAAGCCGCGTCGGCGTGGGCGCTGCGCCACGGGCTGACCAGCGTGACCGAGCCGGGGATCGGCGGACGGCTGATCGGCCACGGTCCCGCGGACGCCCGGGCGTTCCAGACGGCCTACGAGCGGGGGAACCTCCGCACCCGCGTCACGGCGATGCCGTTCATCGACGCGGTGCACGACCTCGGGCGGGTCGACGACGGCCTGGACGGCTGGGGACTGGACCTCGGGCTGCGCAGCGGGATCGGCGACGAGTGGTTCCGGCTGGGGCCGGTGAAGATCGTGTCCGACGGGTCGCTGATCGGCCGGACCGCGGCGATGTGCTGCGACTACCGCGACAGCCCCGGCAACCGCGGGTTCCTGCTCGCCGAGGCCGAGGCGTTGCGGGAGAACATCCTGCGCGGCCACGAGAACGGGTGGCAGATCGCCACGCACGCCATCGGCGACCACGCGCTGGACGTCGTGCTCGGCGCCTACGAGGAGGCCCAGAAACGCCTGCCGCGGCCCGATGCCCGGCACCGCGTCGAACACGTCGGGGTCGCCTCCGACGAGCAGGTCGCGCGGATCGTGTCGGCGGGCGTGATCCCGGTGCCGCAGGGGCGGTTCATCTCCGCGCTCGGCGACGGTTTCCTCGCCGCGCTGGGCGCGGATCGCGTGGAGCGCGCGTACCGGATGCGTAGTTTCGTCGAGGCCGGTGTCGAGCTGCCCGGGTCGACCGACGCGCCGGTGGTGCCGGGGGAGCCGCTGATCAGCATCCACGACATGGTCAACCGCCGCTCGGCGTCCGGGGCGCCGATCGCCCCGGGCGAAGCGCTCACCCCGGCGCAGGCCCTGCGGGCGTACACGATCGGCTCCGCGCACGCCGTGCACGAGGAGACGCGGAAGGGCGCGTTGCGGCGGGGCAACCTGGCCGACCTCACCGTGCTGTCCGACGACCTGCTCCAGGTTGCGCCCGACCGGATCCGGGAGCTCCAAGTCCGGGCGACGATGGTGGGCGGCGTCTTCGGCTACGACGCGGAGGGTGCGCTGGCCCCGTCCTGA
- a CDS encoding APC family permease translates to MPSATSVLKRLVVGRPFRSDRLSHELLPKRIALPIFASDPLSSVTYATQEILLILSLGGVAFLHLTPWIALAVVVLLVVVVLSYRQVVRAYPTGGGSYEVASQNLGRNAGLVVAGALLVDYVLTVAVSVAAGVDNIISALPELNPHRVLINLVFVLLLTAVNLRGVRESGRTFAVPTYAFVAGVLIMIVAGLAETLAGHRPVAESAHYDIHAEQAGLTGLALAFLVLRAFSSGCTALTGAEAISNGVPAFRKPKGLNAARTMTAMGALSIAMFSGITLLALIAQVRIAENPCDLAGFPGSCENAAQRTVIAQIAAAVFGGDHSAGFFYIQATAALILILAANTAFNGFPLLGAILARDRYLPRQLHTRGDRLTFSNGIVLLAMVAAALIYAFDGSTTRLIQLYIIGVFTSFTLCQAGMVRHWNQELRTATDPGSRRRVRRGRAINAFGACFTGVVLVVVLITKFSGGAYLVVIAIPLLFLLMRAIRRHYQQVREELAPDETGTLLPSRVHAVVLVSTLHKPTQRALAFAKAARPDTLTAITINVDDAETRELQRVWESHDLAIPLLVLESPYREIARPVVNYIKKLRRDSPRDVICVYIPEYVVGHWWENLLHNQSALRLKSRLLFEPAVMVVSVPWQLHSSTARNLERLDRLPGDVRRGIPTHGPRRTGQPR, encoded by the coding sequence GTGCCTTCCGCAACGTCCGTGCTCAAGCGCCTGGTGGTCGGGCGCCCGTTCCGCAGCGACCGGCTGTCGCACGAGTTGCTGCCGAAGCGGATCGCACTGCCGATCTTCGCCAGCGACCCGCTGTCCTCGGTCACCTACGCCACCCAGGAAATCCTGCTGATCCTCTCGCTCGGCGGGGTGGCGTTCCTGCACCTGACCCCGTGGATCGCGCTGGCGGTGGTGGTCCTGCTGGTCGTGGTCGTGCTGTCCTACCGCCAGGTGGTGCGGGCCTACCCGACCGGCGGCGGCTCCTACGAAGTCGCGTCGCAGAACCTGGGGCGCAACGCCGGCCTGGTGGTCGCGGGCGCCTTGCTGGTGGACTACGTGCTCACCGTGGCGGTGTCGGTCGCCGCCGGGGTGGACAACATCATTTCGGCGCTGCCGGAGCTCAACCCTCACCGCGTGCTGATCAACCTCGTGTTCGTGCTGCTGCTGACCGCGGTGAACCTGCGCGGGGTACGCGAGTCGGGGCGCACCTTCGCGGTGCCCACCTACGCGTTCGTCGCCGGTGTGCTCATCATGATCGTGGCCGGTCTGGCCGAGACCCTGGCCGGGCATCGACCGGTGGCCGAGAGCGCGCACTACGACATCCACGCCGAGCAGGCCGGGCTGACCGGGCTCGCGCTGGCGTTCCTCGTGCTGAGGGCGTTCTCCTCCGGCTGCACCGCGCTCACCGGCGCCGAGGCGATCTCCAACGGCGTCCCGGCCTTCCGCAAGCCGAAGGGCCTCAACGCCGCGCGCACGATGACGGCGATGGGCGCGTTGTCGATCGCGATGTTCAGCGGCATCACGCTGCTGGCCCTGATCGCGCAGGTCAGGATCGCCGAGAACCCGTGCGACCTGGCGGGCTTCCCGGGCAGCTGCGAGAACGCGGCACAGCGGACGGTGATCGCGCAGATCGCCGCCGCGGTCTTCGGCGGCGACCACAGCGCGGGGTTCTTCTACATCCAGGCCACCGCGGCGCTCATCCTGATCCTGGCTGCCAACACCGCCTTCAACGGCTTCCCGCTCCTCGGCGCGATCCTGGCGCGGGACCGGTACCTGCCCCGGCAGCTGCACACCCGCGGGGACCGGCTCACCTTCTCCAACGGGATCGTCCTGCTCGCGATGGTGGCCGCGGCGCTGATCTACGCCTTCGACGGTTCCACGACCCGGCTGATCCAGCTCTACATCATCGGTGTGTTCACCTCGTTCACGTTGTGCCAGGCCGGGATGGTCCGGCACTGGAATCAGGAACTGCGCACCGCCACCGATCCGGGGTCGCGCCGGCGTGTCCGGCGTGGCCGGGCCATCAACGCATTCGGCGCGTGCTTCACCGGCGTCGTGCTGGTCGTCGTGCTGATCACGAAGTTCTCCGGCGGCGCCTACCTGGTGGTCATCGCGATCCCCCTGCTGTTCCTGCTGATGCGCGCGATCCGGCGGCACTACCAGCAGGTGCGGGAGGAACTCGCCCCCGACGAGACCGGGACGCTGTTGCCCAGCCGCGTGCACGCCGTCGTCCTGGTCTCGACACTGCACAAACCCACCCAGCGCGCTCTGGCCTTCGCGAAGGCCGCCCGCCCCGACACGCTGACCGCGATCACCATCAACGTCGACGACGCCGAAACCCGCGAGCTGCAGCGCGTCTGGGAAAGCCACGACCTCGCGATCCCGCTGCTGGTGCTGGAATCCCCGTACCGGGAGATCGCCAGGCCGGTGGTCAACTACATCAAGAAGCTGCGCCGCGACAGCCCCCGAGACGTCATCTGCGTCTACATCCCCGAGTACGTCGTCGGCCACTGGTGGGAGAACCTGCTGCACAACCAGAGCGCCCTGCGCCTGAAGAGCAGGCTGCTGTTCGAACCCGCTGTGATGGTCGTCAGCGTGCCCTGGCAGCTGCACTCCAGCACCGCGCGGAACCTCGAACGCCTCGACCGCCTGCCTGGCGACGTCCGGCGCGGCATCCCCACACACGGGCCGCGCCGAACCGGGCAACCCCGGTGA
- a CDS encoding LysR family transcriptional regulator codes for MSSIDDLRFFHVVAASETLTAAARELGSSLPAVSKRLRALEQRLDARLVHRGTRRLVLTSEGELYAARLETILDQVRELDDLITHRSADLRGSVVVQATLGLGRAHVAPLLGEFTARHPQLNIRLHTTPLPLRPHRREFDMAVHVGAPPDSTLRMRRLARNRRVPCAAPSYLDRKGMPERVEDLADHDCIVLRENEGDFDLWRFGTAGRPRQVRVRGRLSSDDGDVVTDWALRGHGVIMRSEWQVRSHLDSGALVRVLPGVPTPPADIYALLADDVHVPRRVSELIDHLAARLPARIAGSR; via the coding sequence GTGAGCTCGATCGACGATCTCCGCTTCTTCCACGTGGTCGCCGCGAGCGAGACGCTGACCGCCGCCGCCCGCGAACTCGGGTCCTCGCTGCCCGCGGTCAGCAAACGCCTGCGGGCGCTGGAACAACGGCTCGACGCGCGCCTGGTGCACCGCGGCACGCGGCGGCTGGTGCTGACCTCCGAGGGCGAGCTCTACGCCGCCCGCCTGGAGACGATCCTCGACCAGGTCCGCGAGCTCGACGACCTGATCACGCACCGGTCGGCCGACCTGCGCGGCTCGGTCGTGGTCCAGGCCACCCTCGGCCTCGGACGCGCCCACGTCGCGCCCCTGCTCGGCGAGTTCACCGCGCGGCATCCCCAGCTGAACATCCGGCTGCACACCACGCCGCTGCCGCTGCGCCCGCACCGGCGCGAGTTCGACATGGCCGTGCACGTCGGCGCCCCGCCGGATTCGACGCTGCGGATGCGGCGGCTGGCCCGCAACCGGCGCGTGCCCTGCGCCGCACCGTCCTACCTGGACCGCAAGGGCATGCCGGAACGGGTCGAGGACCTGGCCGACCACGACTGCATCGTGCTGCGCGAGAACGAAGGGGACTTCGACCTGTGGCGGTTCGGCACCGCGGGCCGGCCGAGGCAGGTGCGCGTGCGCGGCCGCCTGTCCAGCGACGACGGGGACGTCGTCACCGACTGGGCCCTGCGGGGACACGGGGTGATCATGCGCTCGGAGTGGCAGGTCAGGTCGCATTTGGACAGTGGCGCGCTCGTCCGCGTGCTGCCCGGAGTCCCCACCCCGCCCGCCGACATCTACGCCCTCCTCGCCGACGACGTCCACGTGCCGCGGCGGGTCAGCGAGCTGATCGACCACCTGGCGGCCCGGCTGCCTGCCCGGATCGCCGGGTCGCGCTGA
- a CDS encoding tartrate dehydrogenase: MSHRYRIAVVPGDGIGREVVPEGLRCLRAAARGHGFDLDVTEFDFASADYWVRHGEMLPPDWREVLGGFDAIFFGAVGRPDVVPDHVSLWGSLLRFRRGFDQYVNLRPVRLLRGVRSPLRDHGPGDIDFVVVRENTEGEYSSIGGRIFEGTDRETVVQETVMTRTGVDRVLRYAFELAAARPRKHLTWATKSNGISITMPYWDERAAAMAGRYPDVAADSDHIDILTAKFVLRPQDYDVVVASNLFGDILSDLGPACAGTIGIAPSANINPDRTWPSLFEPVHGSAPDIAGRGIANPVGQIWSGAMMLDHLGEPDAAAQVVAAIETVLDEQPEVHTPDLGGSGTTEKLGAAIADEIARAVAS; the protein is encoded by the coding sequence GTGTCCCACCGTTACCGCATCGCCGTCGTCCCGGGGGATGGCATCGGACGTGAGGTCGTGCCCGAGGGGTTGCGGTGCCTGCGTGCCGCCGCCCGCGGCCACGGCTTCGATCTCGACGTCACCGAGTTCGACTTCGCCAGCGCCGACTACTGGGTGCGCCACGGCGAAATGCTGCCGCCGGACTGGCGGGAAGTGCTCGGCGGCTTCGACGCGATCTTCTTCGGCGCGGTCGGCAGGCCCGACGTCGTGCCCGACCACGTGTCGTTGTGGGGGAGTCTCCTGCGGTTCCGGCGCGGGTTCGACCAGTACGTCAACCTCCGGCCGGTCCGGCTGCTGCGCGGGGTGCGCAGCCCGCTGCGGGACCACGGTCCGGGCGACATCGATTTCGTCGTCGTCCGCGAGAACACCGAGGGCGAGTACTCCAGCATCGGAGGCCGGATCTTCGAGGGCACCGACCGCGAAACCGTGGTGCAGGAGACCGTGATGACCCGGACCGGGGTGGACCGGGTGCTGCGGTACGCGTTCGAGCTGGCCGCCGCGCGCCCGCGCAAGCACCTGACGTGGGCGACCAAGAGCAACGGCATCTCCATCACGATGCCCTACTGGGACGAGCGCGCGGCCGCGATGGCCGGGCGGTACCCGGACGTCGCCGCGGACTCCGACCACATCGACATCCTCACCGCCAAGTTCGTCCTGCGGCCCCAGGACTACGACGTCGTGGTGGCCAGCAACCTGTTCGGCGACATCCTGTCCGACCTCGGCCCGGCGTGCGCCGGCACGATCGGCATCGCGCCCAGCGCCAACATCAACCCCGACCGCACCTGGCCCAGCCTGTTCGAGCCGGTGCACGGCTCGGCCCCGGACATCGCCGGGCGCGGGATCGCCAACCCGGTCGGGCAGATCTGGAGCGGCGCGATGATGCTCGACCACCTGGGGGAGCCGGACGCGGCCGCGCAGGTCGTCGCCGCGATCGAAACCGTGCTCGACGAGCAGCCGGAGGTGCACACCCCCGATCTCGGCGGCTCCGGGACGACCGAGAAACTGGGCGCGGCGATCGCCGACGAGATCGCGCGGGCGGTGGCGTCATGA
- a CDS encoding GntR family transcriptional regulator: MAGERLTGLTSDTLSDRAYRAIRAAVTTGELRPGQKVTERGLAERLSVSPTPVREAIRRLEQDGLLERTGPRTVKVAEVANAAVQDLAEVEVALRGMVARFAARHATEEQLDRLDAILDDADDLLIVIQQRHQAGEDISRQLGRLLDTMQRFNEVVESCAGNPVLVRLLDQTRVFSWAERRTKLIDRINQDETFGLDRYSSHRALVRALRARDSAAAEALVIEDARGGLGDLLAGAPAAVPAAQH; this comes from the coding sequence ATGGCAGGTGAGAGGTTGACGGGCCTGACGAGCGACACGCTGTCCGACCGCGCGTACCGCGCGATCCGCGCCGCGGTCACGACCGGCGAGCTGCGCCCGGGGCAGAAGGTGACCGAGCGCGGGCTGGCCGAGCGCCTGTCGGTAAGCCCGACCCCGGTGCGCGAGGCGATCCGGCGGCTCGAACAGGACGGCCTGCTGGAACGGACCGGACCACGCACCGTCAAGGTCGCCGAGGTCGCCAACGCCGCGGTGCAGGACCTCGCCGAGGTCGAGGTCGCGCTACGCGGGATGGTGGCCCGCTTCGCCGCGCGGCACGCGACCGAGGAGCAACTGGACCGGCTCGACGCCATCCTCGACGACGCCGACGACCTGCTGATCGTCATCCAGCAGCGGCACCAGGCCGGTGAGGACATCTCCCGCCAGCTGGGCCGGCTGCTGGACACCATGCAGCGGTTCAACGAGGTCGTCGAATCCTGCGCGGGCAACCCGGTGCTCGTGCGCCTGCTCGACCAGACCCGGGTGTTCTCCTGGGCGGAGCGGCGCACCAAGCTGATCGACCGCATCAACCAGGACGAGACGTTCGGCCTGGACCGCTACTCCAGCCACCGCGCGCTCGTGCGGGCGCTGCGGGCCCGCGACTCGGCCGCCGCGGAGGCGCTGGTGATCGAGGACGCCCGCGGCGGACTCGGCGACCTGCTCGCCGGCGCCCCGGCGGCGGTGCCCGCGGCGCAGCACTGA
- a CDS encoding MFS transporter yields the protein MTLATRRAGTGRRITFFVALAVFAQESTWNLYESQVPPLLGAHLGSAALVGLLMGMDNLLGIFVQPWMGNRSDNTRTSWGRRIPYLVAGMPVAALLFVAIPFTAGSLPLLILAMFSYALVANSFKPIAESLLPDFISPARRSRANAVVKIASSITVIVSALISLFLVDDHPNLSFAIPAVLMVVSVAVLAAKVRDSRSPAYRAAVEEDRAGDEPAVAKVRVRDIVPDIVTDRDRSRLLLIVSIFLFGGAWAASRSLVTSYGMAALDLSRGDAGGLTLPSGVAFILAAFPVAMLAERFGRLRVMIAGMTVFAAAMVLGTVVQTAIGAVVALCVASAGASAFLVNAVVVLWNLAPSDRVVGTYTGLYTVGWAGGGFLGPALVGGMVDLTGWPLMLLDVAVVALVAVLAVARVWALQRRSATDRAV from the coding sequence ATGACGCTGGCTACGCGGCGTGCGGGAACCGGTCGGCGGATCACGTTCTTCGTGGCCCTGGCGGTGTTCGCGCAGGAGTCGACGTGGAACCTCTACGAGTCGCAGGTCCCGCCGCTGCTCGGCGCGCACCTCGGCAGCGCCGCGCTGGTCGGCCTGCTGATGGGCATGGACAACCTGCTCGGCATCTTCGTCCAGCCCTGGATGGGCAACCGGTCGGACAACACCCGGACCTCCTGGGGCAGGCGCATCCCCTACCTCGTCGCCGGGATGCCGGTCGCGGCCCTGCTGTTCGTCGCCATCCCGTTCACCGCGGGCTCCCTGCCGCTGCTGATCCTGGCGATGTTCAGCTACGCGCTGGTGGCGAACTCGTTCAAGCCCATCGCCGAGTCCCTGCTCCCGGACTTCATCAGCCCCGCGCGCCGCAGCCGCGCCAACGCGGTGGTCAAGATCGCCTCGAGCATCACGGTGATCGTCTCGGCGCTGATCAGCCTCTTCCTGGTCGACGACCACCCGAACCTGTCGTTCGCGATCCCGGCGGTGCTGATGGTGGTCTCGGTGGCCGTGCTGGCGGCGAAGGTGCGGGACAGCCGGTCCCCGGCCTACCGCGCGGCAGTGGAAGAGGACCGCGCGGGAGACGAACCGGCGGTGGCCAAGGTGCGGGTGCGCGACATCGTGCCCGACATCGTGACGGACCGCGACCGCAGCCGGCTGCTGCTCATCGTGTCGATCTTCCTGTTCGGCGGCGCGTGGGCGGCGTCGCGCTCGCTCGTCACCTCCTACGGGATGGCGGCGCTGGACCTGTCCCGCGGCGACGCGGGCGGGCTGACCCTGCCCAGCGGGGTGGCCTTCATCCTGGCCGCCTTCCCGGTGGCGATGCTCGCCGAGCGCTTCGGCCGGCTGCGCGTGATGATCGCCGGGATGACGGTGTTCGCGGCCGCCATGGTGCTCGGCACCGTCGTCCAGACAGCGATCGGCGCCGTCGTGGCCCTGTGCGTGGCTTCCGCGGGTGCGTCGGCGTTCCTCGTCAACGCGGTGGTCGTCCTGTGGAACCTCGCCCCCTCCGACCGGGTCGTCGGGACTTACACCGGTCTTTACACCGTCGGCTGGGCCGGTGGCGGGTTCCTCGGCCCGGCGCTGGTCGGTGGCATGGTCGACCTCACCGGCTGGCCGTTGATGCTGCTCGACGTCGCGGTCGTCGCCCTTGTCGCCGTGCTGGCGGTCGCCCGGGTCTGGGCGTTGCAGCGGCGTTCCGCCACCGACCGCGCCGTCTGA
- a CDS encoding NAD(P)-dependent oxidoreductase, which translates to MLRVLITTDYLRPGDEVDQFLCGAGLETEHLPMTGRRDPDRLAEALAGVDAALVANEPMTAGVLARAPRLRVVVRTGVGYDSIDVAAAARLGISVSNLPGINANAVAEYTMGLLLAGARRLVQSACGVARGAWPREDGHELRGATLGLIGYGASARAVVPLARAFGMTVVCTTGVPAHLRTDPAVRFVDLPELLAVADYVSVHTSLTERTRGLLGEKAFRRMKPTALLVNTARGPIVDEDALAKAVRAGDIAGAALDVATEEPLPPDSPLRDVDGIVVYSHLAGQTAQARAAAGRQGAEELVAALQGRPRFAVNAALTTEGKK; encoded by the coding sequence GTGCTCCGCGTCCTGATCACCACGGACTACCTCCGTCCCGGCGACGAGGTCGACCAGTTCCTGTGCGGCGCCGGGCTGGAGACCGAACACCTGCCGATGACCGGCAGGCGGGACCCCGACCGGCTCGCGGAGGCGCTCGCCGGGGTCGACGCCGCGCTGGTGGCCAACGAGCCGATGACGGCCGGCGTCCTCGCGCGGGCGCCCCGGCTGCGGGTCGTGGTGCGCACCGGCGTGGGGTACGACTCGATCGACGTGGCCGCCGCGGCCCGGCTCGGCATCAGCGTCAGCAACCTGCCCGGGATCAACGCGAACGCCGTGGCCGAGTACACGATGGGACTGCTGCTCGCGGGGGCGCGGCGTCTCGTGCAGTCCGCCTGCGGCGTGGCCCGGGGCGCCTGGCCGCGTGAAGACGGCCACGAGCTGCGCGGCGCGACCCTCGGTCTCATCGGGTACGGGGCGTCCGCGCGCGCCGTGGTTCCGCTGGCCCGCGCCTTCGGCATGACCGTCGTGTGCACCACCGGCGTGCCCGCACACCTGCGGACCGACCCCGCGGTGCGGTTCGTGGACCTGCCCGAGCTCCTCGCCGTCGCCGACTACGTCTCGGTGCACACCTCACTCACCGAACGAACCCGCGGCCTGCTGGGAGAAAAGGCTTTCCGGCGGATGAAACCCACGGCACTGCTCGTGAACACCGCCCGCGGGCCGATCGTCGACGAGGACGCGCTCGCCAAGGCCGTGCGTGCCGGGGACATCGCGGGCGCCGCGCTCGACGTCGCGACCGAGGAGCCGCTGCCGCCGGACAGCCCATTGCGCGACGTCGACGGCATCGTCGTCTACTCCCACCTGGCCGGGCAGACCGCGCAGGCGCGGGCCGCCGCGGGACGCCAGGGGGCCGAGGAACTCGTGGCAGCGCTGCAGGGCCGGCCGCGGTTCGCGGTGAACGCCGCCCTGACCACCGAAGGAAAGAAATGA